TCGACACCTCAATCCAAAATGAATTAACCTTGTTTGTTCTACCTAGGGGTGCTTATCGGGCGGTTTGGTTGGATAATTGTGCTTAACGTTTCGGCTTATCGGATATCGGTTTTTAAATATCTCAATCCGCTAACCAACCAATAAGATATCGGTTGGTTCGGTGTGAATTTAGCAGTTAACGGTCGGTTAGCGGTCGGTTTATCGGTTCATCAATAAAGTATatgagattttttttccttctattgCTCGGACTATTGCATCAATACAAAATTATCAAAACACAAAAGGCTCAATATTGATAGCGTATAGGTTGCAAACTCACATTTGACCCTATTTGCTTCACATCACAAGATTTAAATGGATGTATTACTCATGGTGGGTATTCTTGGGACACGTGGTTTTAAATTATTGAAAATACGAATTAAATTTTCACTAAAGTATCGTTATTAAATAAATCGAGATTAAGTATGAGATTTTCATACTAAAGTGTGTCAATGTCCATAAGAAACTTATTTCTTTTAAACAACCACTAGTAATTCTATCTCGTTCTCATCTTCACCatagaaaagggaagaaacaaTCCAAGGAAAGTAAAAATGTTTTGAATGATTCTAGTTGGTAACATGAGATAATAAGAAACAAACAACAGGCaaaaacaataaggaaaatgagaaacTGCTACCATGTTACGGgaagaaaaatgagttttagGCTCAAAGATTAGTATTTCTAATCTTTAgtactttatatacatagggatatatttataatttcatTATTCTTAACGGGTTAACGGCTAAACCGATAAGAAAAATGAGGAAACCGTCCCCCGCACCGTTAACCCATTAACTATAAAATTCCAAACCATTCTCCATCCGTTAATCCAATTACCCGATACCAATAAACCAATAAACCTATTTTGCAATTGGGTTATTGGTTGCGGTTCGGTTTTGAACAGCCCTAGTTCTACCATTttgaatttaataaattttgtgGAATTGCCTAGTTACCTTCACTTCTCGTGACAACctactttatatattttttggcaATTGTAAGTGTAGATAAcgaaattttattgaatttaaatTCGTAAGAAATTCGGATTATaataaattcaagatatattagtccaaataaatattacggGTTAATATAATtgggttaattatttaagtccaatAATACGGACTTAATTAAAGATCCGATTTATATTGGGCTAGTCCATTAATTTGGGCTGTAAATAATGAGCCCACTTTGCTAAGCCCAAAATGTCATCTTCTAGAGGCCCACTTTAgtgccacgtgtcaaatgacgtggcacgCCAAGTCAAACAAAGAAGCCTATAGGGTCATGACACGTGTCAAAATGATGcagcatgcctagtcaaatcaaaggccaatgAAGATGCGCCATgtgtacaagtgacatgttcCGGCCAATCAAATATCGGCATGTTAGCTTAGTTCTGATTGGTCGAAAGAAGTTtgtccttatcacaactcctccatcctacaactataaataggggtctcataATTCAGAAAAAGGGGACAGAAGTTCTAACAAAAAGCCAGggagagctcgtggatcaaacgcGCGATTTCTCTACAAGTGAAAGCATTCAAGCACTCAagtatttctctagaagttctagagatccggacgaagattcaagaccaagctcaaaagcccttgaattcaagtccaagtcaaaatcaaatccatcaagttcaagatcaagctcaaaagcccttgaatttattgttgaaaagacgaatcggaggaatcatagagattgtaacactcatattcgaaatcaaatacaacgattgttgcgatattttctgtcttgattattattttctcgacgcgaattttattgtctacaaaTTCGGCACGCCCGGTGGACAATCTCTACCTCTCATCTCAACTTTTCAATCATCAAAGTTTAACAACATCGAGATGACTTCGGAGAAGATCAACTCCAAATCAATTTCCTCTAAGGTTGCTAACTCCAAGTTCTGCTGTCGATGTGGAAAGCATCCTCGACATTACCTTTGGAAGCATTGGACCAGTTACGAGGAGCAAAGCAAGCATGTTGGGACAACAAGCACTCCAAGTGTCGTCTGTTACAACTCCTGTTTTTGGATCTTCATCTCCGAAAGGAGCGAGATCCTCTACTGATTCATCGGAGGAAGAAAGCAGCATCGCTGAAAAGATTAAGAAGACTCTAGCTCTACTTGATCTCTGCGGATCCAAGAACTCTGCTATGAAGGAAGATGACGATACTTCAAGTGACGGATCTTCTCCACTCACACCACATGAAGTAGGCCAGTCAAAGATCAACTTATGCGATAATCCATGCTATTCTCCAACATCCCCAACAATCATGCAAGCAATGGTAACTAACGCTTCGTCAATGGAGGAGACAACCGGCAAACTTGGCAAAGGTGATTGATGGCTTGGCCAAGCATGTGCAAAACCAAGACGCTCGGATCGAGAAGCTGATGGACAAGATGGATGGACTAATGGAAGGAGAATCCAGCCACGCACCTGGGAAGGGTCCAGAAGTACAAGAGACTGAACCTCGTGCAAAACAAGTACCACCTACCAAGGAAATTCCTGTTTCTTCTGAAGGGATGATTCCGCTTGACCGACTAAAGGAGTTCATCGAAGGGACTATCAAGGATAAGTACGAAGTTGCTGCCTTCTTCGTTTACTTACGCAAAGCCGTACACTACAAGAATTGATAGCTTCAAGATGCTCGCCGGTTATCAACCTCCCAAATTTCAGCAATTTGAAGGCAAGGGAAATCCAAAGCAACATGTTGCACATTTTGTTGAAACATGTAACAACGCTGGGACCTATGGAGACTATCTCGTCAAACAGTTCGTCCGCTCCCTCAAAGGAAATGCATTCTACTGGTACACTGATCTTGAGCCTAATTCTATCGATAGTTGGGAGCAACTAGAGCAGGAGTTCCTCAATCGCTTTTATAGCACAAGGCGTACCGTGAGTATGGTTGAGCTTACGAGCACTCGCCAGAGGAAGGGGCGAACCGCTTATCGATTTCATCAACCGATGGAGAAATGCGAGTCTAAACTCGCAAAGATAGGCTCGGCGAAGCTTCGCGATAGAGATGTGTATCCAAGGAATGCATTGGGGGCTTCACTACATCTTGCAAGGAATTAAGCCAAGGTCTTTTGAAGAGCTAGCTACTCGTGCTCATGACATGGAATTGAGCATGTCTTCTACTGGGAATGAAGTAATGCCTGTCTATGACCCTTGCAAAGGAAAGGACAAGCAGGAACCCAAGAAATGGAGCAAGTTCGTtcctaagagtaacaacaaagAATCTATGAACGTCAATGCCTCGCCCGTAAAGTTTACTACGAAGGTGAGCAAGAAGCAGAGTATGAAAGCAACTTCCTTCCAAGATAACAAAAGTCGAAAGTCGACCTTGAAGGAGATGCAAGAAAGAGAATACCCCTTCCTAGATTCTGATGTCCCTGAAATTTTTGATGAACTACTTGAGCTGAAACTCATTGAGTTACCAGAGATGAAGCGGCCCAATGAAGCTGGAAGAACAAACGACCCGAACTATTGCAAGTATCATCGACTTGTGGGTCACCCTTTTGAGAAGTGCTTTGTCTTCAAGGACAAAGTTATGCAGTTGGCTAATGAAAATAAGATTACGCAATTGATGATGAGAAGGCAAGTTCGAATCAAATCTCTATCACCTTTGGCTCTTTCGATCCGGTCCGGATATGCGCTTTGAAGAACATGAGGAGGACCATTGGAGGAAGATAGAACTCAAGTTGATGAAGCCAATGATGAGGGTTGGATTCTGGTGACTAGGCGGAGACGCTGTAAAACAAGTCCACGAAAAGAATCATCTACACAACCAACAAGGAAAAGGATGGTCAGAAGACTAAGGAAGCAGAAATCAGTTGAGCGTccgaagaaagaaaaagtagagGAGAACTACCACCAAGAACCACGACGTCCTGTGACTTTGGGGGAATTCCTACCAAGCTGGTTCCGCAATAAGACTGCTCGAGACAACATTGAGGCATCATGCTTCAATGCTGATAAAGAGGAAGCAAATGATGAAAGCCTATCAACATTGTCTCTGTCATCATCTGAAGAGCTCGCCGAATCTTCTTCGAAAGAGGTACACACATGTGATACAAGAATCACATTCACAGATGACGATCTTCTACTTGGTGAAACACTACATAATCGCCCATTATACATGGTGGGTTATGCCCTCGAGAAGAGGATAAACAGAATATTGATAGATGATGGATCTGGAGTTAACATTCTTCCTATTCGTACAATGAAGGAACTTGGCATCACAACTGAAGAACTTTCTGAAAGCCGCTTGATGATACAAGGATTCAATCAAGGGGGGCAACGAGCCATAGGTGCTGTCAAAGTAGATATCACCATCGAAGATTTGCGATCAAGTGCATGGATGCATGTCATCGACGCAAAGACTTCGTATAATATGTTGCTTGGCAGGCCATGGATACACGAGAACAAAGTTGTCCCATCCTCCTACTATCAGTGTTTGAAGTATCTCGAAGGCGGTGTCGAAAAGAAGATAGTTGCTTTGATGATAAGCCATTCTTTGAAGAAGAGCAGTCACACTTCGTCGATGCGAAGTTCTACTTGAAGAACTACATTGTGAGAGGAGTAAAAGTCGACGATATCACAACGACCAACGGTGAGAAGGTCGCAACTAAAAGAGGCGATGAGACCATTGGAAAAGGCGGAGTCGATCTTTGAGGTGCCGCACCCCGACGAATAAAGGAAACATTGtgtctttgaaaaaaaaaaaaaaagacaactcTCGTGCTCTGCTATGTTCCAAAGTTGAAGAAAGAGGAAGGGCAACCATATGAAGCTCAAGGAAATATGCTAGGGGGGATAACTCTCCCTATCAGACGAATTGACGCAATAAATTTGTCCTCAAAGCTACTTGGAGACTTCGTGGCTCGAATAAACGCCGCAAAATATGGCACTCCCTACAAAACGTACAAATGAAGGCTTTGATCCAAATGCTTACAAGTTATTTGTCAAGGCTGGGTACAACCTTAACGAGCCTTCAAAGTTAGGGAAACTTCCATCAGGAGCTACCATGATGCAATCACGTGAAGGTTTGGGATACAAACAACCTCCGCCAGTTCGCATCTCCATAAGAAGGGCAAGTACCAACTACATCACTATGGAAGATGAGTCTGTTGCTTCCAACAAAAGGCCTTCAGTGTTTGATTATCTTGGAAAGTCGGCCGCAAAAGCTTCTGTGTTTGAGAGATTGGGGCCATTAAagctgaagaagaagaggaagaacaaGTTCCACAGAGATTATCAAAGCGTTAAAACGCTCGCTTTGCCTAGAACCCAGAAGGATATACAAAGTTTGATTCCTTCTAGAATGAGGCGAGAAACAAACCTTGTGGTTTCATGTGGAGAGGTGCTAAAAGCAAAGTCTCACACTGTGGTGTATACCAAAGAACGTGACGAAGATGAGGAAAGTGTAGGTTCTTCATATTATATTACTACACAAAGTGATCAAGATACTTCATTCCAGATGGAGGCTGCTGAGAAGTTGGAGGGCATCTCCGTGTGTTACCACATATCTTTCAACGATGGTGATCCTCAAGAGAATGAAGATGCTAGAGATGCTCCTCCAGAACTTGAAGAAGGGGTGAAGACCACAGTAGACTCCTTGAAAGAAGTTAATCTTGGTACTGATGAAGACCCAAGGCCCACCTACCTACGTGCTTTTCTAACTGCTGATGAAGAAGACACTTACATGGGAATACTCAAACAATATTGGGACGTTTTTGCTTGGAGTTATAAAGAAATGCTTGGATTAGATCCCAAAGTAGCCCCATCATCCGGCGGTCAAGAATGGTGCCCGTCACGTTAAGGTGCCCAAAGGCATTTCGGACCGTAATTTGGTTCCTTCAATCGAAAATGAAGTCAACAAACTCATTGAAGCCGGCTTTATTCGTGAAGTTAAATATCCTACATGGATTTCGAGTATCGTTCCCGTGAAAAGAAGCTCGGCCAAATTCGAGTTCATATTGACTTTATGGATCTTAACAATGCACCCTAAAGATGATTTCCGCTTCTCATCCCGAATTGATGATTGATACCACCAGTTACGAGGCGATGTCTTTCATGGACGGTTCATCCTAATATAACCAAATTCGCATGGCACCAAAAGATGAAGACTTCGCATTTCGTACACCCAAGGTATTTATTTTAAGTGATGCCTTTCGGTTTGAAAAAACGCCGGTGCCACATATCAAAGGGCTATGCAAAATATCTTTGATGATTTGCTCCACAAAAATGTTGAATGTTATGTGGATGACTTGGtggtaaaatcaagaaagagaGCGACCACTGCAAGACCCGAGAAACGGTGTTCGAGCGACTTCGGAGATATCAACTTCGAATGAATCCATTGAAATATTCCTTCGGATTTACTTCTGGAAAATTCCTTGGTTTCATTGTTCGACATCGAGGAATTGAAATCGATCAAGCCAAAGTTGATGCGATTTTGAAAATGCCCGAGCCTCGAAATATTCATGAAAGTTAAAAAGTCCGGGCTAAGCTAGCTTACATTAGGAGATTCATTTCGAATTTAGCCGGAAGCGTGCCAACCATTCAATTGCCTCATGAAGAAGGGCGCCCCTTTTCAAGTGGGACGAGGCATGTACCAATGTCTTCGAGAATATCAAGTCATATTTAACGAAGCCTCTCCGGCTTCTAGCAATTCAGTATTGAGAAAACCATTGATACCGTACATTTCAAAGACAAGAAAGGTCGGTTGGAGCGTTGTTGGCCCAAGAGAATAGCGAAGGGAAAGAAAATTCTCTTTACTACTTCTGAGCGTAATGACacactaataggcaattacacaCCAATTGAAAAGTTGTGTTTGGCGCTAGTCTTCTCGATTCAAAAGTTAAAGCACTACTTTCAAGCTCATGTTGTTCATCTTATTTCCAGTGGCAAATCCCATTAAGTTTGTGATGTCAAAACCATCCTTAGTGATCGACTAGCAAGGTGGTACCTCCGCTTCAACAATTTGAGATCACATACATCTCTCAAAAAGTCAAAGGAAAAGACGTGTGCATCAAGGACTTCGCGCATCACCCGATACCCGATGATCGGAGCTAACCGATGAACTTCCCGACGAAGATGCAATGGTTGTTGAAATTCAATCTCCGTGGAAAATGTACTTTGATGGTGCCGCACAACGTGACGGAGGTGTGCCGGTGTGGTGTTTGTTACTCCCGCGAGGAGAAGTTCTTCACCATACTCCTTTACTTTGACACAACGTTGCTCCAACAATGTCACCGCCGAATATCAAGCACTAATACTTGGACTTGAAATGGCCGTCGACACGAAGGCATAGCGATTCTGCAAGTCTTTGGTGACTCTCGGTTGGTGATCAATCAACTCTTGGGAAGCTACGAAGACAACCCGAATTACTCCCTATCATAGTTATGCTCGAGAAGTTGATAGGATGGCTTGGTGATGTGACTCTTCAGCATGTTCCTAGGAGGAAAAATAAGAAAGCTAATGCTTTAGCTGCTCTAGCTTCAGTGCTTACTCTGCCAGATCAAATACAAGTGACTATCTATCAAAAATGGGTAGTACCTCCGTCAAATGAGGATGAAGGCGCGGAAAGTGAGCTTGAGCATCTCGTAGGCCGTTTCGAAGTTCAGCAGGAAGACCGGTGACAACCCATCATTGACTACTAAGTTATGGGATCTTGCCGGAAGACTCAAGAAGAAGAATCGAGGGTCGTCCGTGCACCTCGATTCCTTTACTACAAGGATACCTTATATAGAAGATCTTTTGAGGGATACTCTTGCGATGTTTGGGGAAGGCGAAGCCGTCCAAGCTTGCAGTTAAGCACATTCGGCGAGTATGTGGATCACATCAATGGACCAAAGCTCCACTTCCACATAAAAAGGATGGGATATTATTAGCCAACGATGGTGAAAGATTGCTTGACCGTGCTCGAAGATCAAAAGCCTCGGTTTCATGCGAATTTTATACATCAGCCGCCCGAAGCATTACACCCGACCGTCGCATCTTGGCCATTTGACGCTTGGGGGTTGGATGTCGTTGGTCCATTGCCGAAGTCTTCTGGTGGACACTTGTACATCCTAACTGCAACCGATTACTTCTCGAAATGGGCCGAAGCTGTCGCTcttaaagaagtgaagaaggagAATGTTGCGAACTTTATCCGAGTAAATATAATCTCCCTTCGGCATTCCTCGTTACATAATAACGGACAATGGCAATCCATTTGATAACAAATTGATGAACAAGATTTGTGATCTCTTCGGCTGACGCCAAATCTTCTATGTATCATCATGCCGCCAACGGTCTATGAAGTTGTTCAATAAGACTTTGTGTAACTTGTTGAAGAAGGTTGTCTCCAATTCCAAAAGTTAGCGTGAACGAACGGAAGAAGCCTTGTGGGCATATGGGGACACACCAATGCAAGCAACCCCGTACTCGCTTGCTTATGGAGTTGAAGCAGTCCTACCACTTGAGCGTCAAATACCTTCTTTACGACTTGCTATTCAAGAAGGGCTCACCGAAGAGGAAAATGCTCGATTGCCTCTTGCAGAGTTAGAAGCACTTGATGAGAAAAGGCCGGAGGCTCAAAGAAAATCTCGAATGTTATCAAGCTCGTCTATCTCTTGCCTTGAACAAAAAGTTCGCAAGTCCTTCCAAGTGGGAGATCAAGTCCTTGCATGAAGAAAACCCATCATCGTTTCCCATAAGTCCGGGGCAAATTCACCTCAAAATGGGATGGACCATATGTCGTgcaagaaagcatattcaagTGGCGCTTACAAGCTTTTTGATGTGGATGGCCTGAGGATCGGTCCTATCAACGCAAAGTTCTTGAAAAAGTACTATCCTTGAAGTAAGATGCTGCTCCTTAAGGCACGAGCATAAACTGCATGCAACTCCTGGCCCGCAAGAGTATAAACTGTGCACGGCCCAAGAAAATGTCCGCTAGGTTGAAAATCTCGCAAGGGGCGGCCTAGGCAAAAGTTAGGACACAAAAAAAATGTCCACTGGGTTGAAAATCTCGCAAGAGGCGGCCTAGGCAAAAGttaggacacaaaaaaaaaatgtccactGGGTTGAAAACCTCGCAAGAGGCGGCCTAGGCAAAAGttaggacacaaaaaaaaatgtccgcTAGGTTGAAAACCTCGCAAAGGGCAGcctaggcaaaagttaggccacaataaaaaaaaaaaaaaaaaaaagcacaagAAAATGCTTAGCAATGAATAAGATAATTGTTTCAAGCATCAGggtattcaaaattttaaatactcTACAGGTACTTCAAAACTAGTCTCCGAGAAATCCAATAATTTTATGCTCCGACAAGTCTTGAAGTAGGGGGCATTTGTAGATAAcgaaattttattgaatttaaatTCGTAAGAAATTCGGATTATaataaattcaagatatattagtccaaataaatattacggGTTAATATAATtgggttaattatttaagtccaatAATACGGACTTAATTAAAGATCCGATTTCTATTGGGCTAGTCCATTAATTTGGGCTGTAAATAATGAGCCCACTTTGCTAAGCCCAAAATGTCATCTTCTAGAGGCCCACTTTAgtgccacgtgtcaaatgacgAGGCACGCCAAGTCAAACAAAGAAGCCTATAGGGTCATGACACGTGTCAAAATGATGcagcatgcctagtcaaatcaaaggccaatgAAGATGCGCCATgtgtacaagtgacatgttcCGGCCAATCAAATATCGGCATGTTAGCTTAGTTCTGATTGGTCGAAAGAAACCtgtccttatcacaactcctccatcctacaactataaataggggtctcataATTCAGAAAAGGGGACAGAAGTTCTAACAAGAAGCCAGggagagctcgtggatcaaacgccgcagatttctctacaagctgaaagcattcaagcactcaagtatttctcagaagttctagagatccgacgaagattcaagaccaagctcaaaagcccttgaattcaagtccaagtcaaaatcaaatccatcaagttcaagatcaagcttaaaagcccttgaatttattgttgaaaagacgaatcagaggaatcatagagattgtaatactcatattctgaaatcaaatacaacgattgttgcgatattttcctgtcttgattattattttctcgacgcgaattttattgtctacagtaagattttaaaatttaaatctcTGAAGCATGTTATATTATTTGAGTGATTATAGAagtttctcaaaataaaataaaaataaaaattgtgtatAAATCAACCAATTGTTTCCCACCTTAACCTTTGCAGATATCTGTCCCTCTTAACTCCAAGATCAAACTTTTGTTTCTATTTCCATCAATCAGATAGTaataagagcccgtttggattggcttatagcttaaagTCAAGTTTGCGGCTTATAAaacgaaaaaaataagttggggtagtccaacttattttttttggcttataagctgttttcactTATAAGCCGCTTTAGATAAATTAAGTTAAATgggttcaattatttttttgagcttattttaagcacaaaatgactttaagctggccacccaaacactcaaaaaagctaaaaacagcttataagccaacttataagccaatccaaacgggctctaagtcaACAAACTGGCTTCTTTGGACCTTTTCTGCACTTCTCCATGCAAAGTCTGGTTATTTGAAAGGATTTTCAGCAGCCATTATAGACCTTATGATCAATTTGTCCCATCTCTCTTTCCAGTGGTGTTTTATTTAATGACATAATGCAATTATAGGGTTTGAGCAGAAAAGGCTAAaactgccaaaaaaaaaaaaaaacatttcttgttgtTGCCTTTCTTTGGCTAATTACTGTCAACAAGCAGTGGTGACTGTTTTAATTGGTCAGAGGCTGATGTCGAATGTAATGTGTGAGTTCAACAGAATTTCTCTCTCATGCTTCGTTTCTTTAGATACGTAATTCTCCATCTCAATTAATGTGATATCGTACtccttttatttattcaaatttaatttAACTAAAAACTTATTAAAAAGGtattataaatttaattcatttcatgtcaatatgataaagaaaaaaatatattttaaaatactgACCAAAGTTTACATAGTTTGAATATTGAGAAGTGAAAAATATCGCATAAATTGGGGAAGAAGCATATATTAGCTACTTTTAGTCTATAGGTTTACTAAAATTGAATACTTTTAATATTAtcaatttaactttaattttatcattttattcttaatgaaatAATCAATAGTCCCACTAATATCTATGATGTATTTTAGATcataagttttaaatttttttaaattttgtatccaATCAATCACCGTTTCATTAAATGAGACGGATAGAGTACTAATCAGATTTACTGGACGTTTGGCCACGAGAATCAGTCactttttttcaagaattttttttatttgaaaatcaacttTGGACCATTAATTAGAGAACACTTAAaactctattttcacttttaaatcGGTCAAATAaccaagtattttttttataaaatttataactAAACACAACTTCATTTTGGAttcttaactttaaaattttcaaatataataaaaaatatttaatttttatggccaaatgcCTATTATTTCCTCATCAATCAACCAGTTGCCTAGCTGATGTCTTGTCACTCTTTACTCCACATTTCCATCAAACATAGTAAAAAGTCAACCGGCCTCTTTGTACTTTCTCTGCACTTCCCTATGCAAATTCTTCTGGTTATATTTGAAAAGATTTTCAGCTGGCATTACAGACCTTCC
This portion of the Lycium ferocissimum isolate CSIRO_LF1 chromosome 1, AGI_CSIRO_Lferr_CH_V1, whole genome shotgun sequence genome encodes:
- the LOC132067311 gene encoding uncharacterized protein LOC132067311; this encodes MELSMSSTGNEVMPVYDPCKGKDKQEPKKWSKFVPKSNNKESMNVNASPVKFTTKVSKKQSMKATSFQDNKSRKSTLKEMQEREYPFLDSDVPEIFDELLELKLIELPEMKRPNEAGRTNDPNYCKYHRLVGHPFEKCFVFKDKVMQLANENKITQLMMRRRRRCKTSPRKESSTQPTRKRMVRRLRKQKSVERPKKEKVEENYHQEPRRPVTLGEFLPSWFRNKTARDNIEASCFNADKEEANDESLSTLSLSSSEELAESSSKEVHTCDTRITFTDDDLLLGETLHNRPLYMVGYALEKRINRILIDDGSGVNILPIRTMKELGITTEELSESRLMIQGFNQGGQRAIGAVKVDITIEDLRSSAWMHVIDAKTSYNMLLGRPWIHENKVVPSSYYQCLKYLEGGVEKKIVALMISHSLKKSSHTSSMRSST